Within the Vanessa cardui chromosome 6, ilVanCard2.1, whole genome shotgun sequence genome, the region aataaatattgtaaattaatctgttttaggtataataattaatttttcaatgaaTGTATggttaattagttaattaataaaataaacagcattttaagtaacaataacaaattaaataaacaaataatgtagCTATTgctatttagtttttaatataatattttttaaagtaaaattaaagatttaaaaagtatgctacaatataattaaaaacttattattattggttttatattattatcattgctTTTGGTTTGACAATATATTAGCCGGTCTAATGAATACTTACGTAAACTTTGAGCTTTCCCGAAAATATACTTGGGTGTTACAACTATAAGTAAAACTAAGCAGAAACTGCCCACACTGTGAGAAGCCCATAAATACATGTTCTCTTAAGTACTGGATGGGCACTATGTCCATGAGGCAAAACCGTAACCGAGGAGGAATTTTGTCAAATACTCTTTTTGACTTCTCATTTGGTTTTTTTGAGGTGCTAccaaaaatctgtaaaaaacAACTTTCTTTAAGTTgactaaataaaattgttaatattaatgaataacatCAGTAAAGGCGAAGTGACTATATTATTAATGGGAATGAAAACACttctgtattataaaatatttgaatttaacagtggttttattttatttattatcgtgtaaaaacaaaaatagaaagaTAGTCAGATTCGGAAGTTATTTCAAACTTACCTCTCTATTAAATAACTTATGCACTATATTATTATCACTAGGTGAGATATTCGTTGGAGTATTACAGTTTGTTTTGCTGTATTCATTTTTACTAAAAGCTACAAAATTTTCAGATTCTTCAGCCACAGAAGAATCCATATTCGTTTGTTTGACTGCTGTTTTGACAATTTAATCAATGTTaccaatatttacaaaagtatGATGCCTAACTATGGCTAACTAATATTTTCTTGTGATCAcagataatgaaataaatgctttaaaatattattttataatcaacgAATCACAATATCCGCAGAGTAAATTGCGCTTTGCGTATCCGAGTTTTACTGtggaataaagtttaattttgacaGTATATCGTAACGGATCTTGTCAAATATTGTCTCATGATGGTTTGGTATTGGTAATGTATTCATTATAGATAGATGGATTTGGCTTAAACAAGGCTTGTTCGCGTTttggttataattaaaatattgatgttataaCAGTTTACAGTTAAATTTCGTATTTGTGTGAAGTGGATACTTATAATTCTCAAAAATGGAACCAATGACTTTAGGAAGTCCAACTCATTCTCCTTCAGGAAGTCCAAACGTGGGCTATTTACCGCCGTTTTTATTAGGAGAAATAAATCCTCCACCTTTGTCAAGCTTATCGCCTCGACCAAACAGTTTATCCCCCACGAAAGGCCGTAGTCTAGCTTTCGGTAAGCATAACAATTATTggataaaaaaatttactaattatatttcgCTATAATAAGGAGCTAATTTACAGGTTCTCCTACAAGCCCGACTCAAACTTCAACACCGGATCAGAAAATGTACAGGCAGAACATGTCAATACATCAGCAGGCTCTTTATAACCAGCAACAAAATTTATTTGCCAATATACCGACATCGCctaatatttcatattctaaCAAAGCAAATGGACCTCCAATAGAAGACTTATTTGATACAATTAAAAGCAATGAGCCTTCGGCTAATAAATCACTTTTTcaagaaaatagttttatagGGTATGGGAATAATAACTCAATGATGCAGAATTCATATGTCAATAATATATCTGTGAATAATCAGTCTTTGACAAACCAGTGGCAAGATGGTTGCCAGGAGCAGGATGAATACTGGATCACTGTGTTTGGCTTTCCTCCTAATGCTGCAAACACAGTCTTAGCAAGATTTAGTAATTGTGGTGCCATACTGGGTAAcagaaattttattgtttattgtatattaccttttaaatgcttaaatgttaaaatattttttatatcttcttTCATTTTAGATAAACAATATCCCACACAAGGTAATTGGGCTCATGTGAGGTATGCTACTAGAGCTGAAAAGGAAAGGGCCATGGCCCTTAATGGAAGACAAGTGCTACCTGGTGTCATGGTTGGTGTAGTGGAGTGTAGAGAACCTCCACGCATTAATGTTGCTAGCCCAGGGACTTTTACAGAAAGGTATTTTTTGgacataaaaaagttatataacacACACTGAACTCCTCAGCTCTCCTCTTCTGGTTAACTTATGATTGTCATTTCCCCACCTAGATAAAGGACACTGTTTGCCACGGTCTATGACCAGCAGTCGACCAACATGAGCTATATCATATTTCTAGGTGGAAACTTTCtttatatctattaaatttaCACTATAACTCtacaattgatattttatttcagacaaACTACAGCAAGATCACTATGTCCCACACCAATTCCATCAGCTCCAGTACCTCAGAGGTCCACTGGTCTCATATCAAAAGCATTAGATTATGTACTTGGCTGGTGACAAACACTATACTTCAGACctttgaataatttgttttatacctgGAAATGgaatgaaatgtaatttatgtacAAATGACTGAATctaaatgtatataaacaatTACTCTGTTTATTAGGGCAGTTGAAGACGAATAAAATATCATGTAATTACTTCATaagttatgtttaattaaatataaaatccttAAATCTAAACTTTACCTATCcgatttatttaatgtatttggtaataaaaaatattttattaaaatgacctATGGTTTGAATAAAGACCAGTACAACAATCTTTAGTTACTACCTGTACTATTAAAAAGTCAAATTCTAAACTACACATTTCTAttgtaaaattaactaaattctAGAGGCTTGATATATCCTTATTATGAGGTctaatcataaatttaaaacttttataatgaattttcttagttttttctttatgtGTAATACACAAATAATCTTAATTCACAATCAATTTTGTTCAGAAAATTATTGGCAttacaagatatattaaaaattcacatGATACGGTCTCATTCATCCTTTATATAGGA harbors:
- the LOC124530241 gene encoding nucleoporin Nup35, encoding MEPMTLGSPTHSPSGSPNVGYLPPFLLGEINPPPLSSLSPRPNSLSPTKGRSLAFGSPTSPTQTSTPDQKMYRQNMSIHQQALYNQQQNLFANIPTSPNISYSNKANGPPIEDLFDTIKSNEPSANKSLFQENSFIGYGNNNSMMQNSYVNNISVNNQSLTNQWQDGCQEQDEYWITVFGFPPNAANTVLARFSNCGAILDKQYPTQGNWAHVRYATRAEKERAMALNGRQVLPGVMVGVVECREPPRINVASPGTFTERQTTARSLCPTPIPSAPVPQRSTGLISKALDYVLGW